In Candidatus Paceibacterota bacterium, a genomic segment contains:
- the rpsJ gene encoding 30S ribosomal protein S10, translating into MKLRIRVRAYDHKVLDNSIKQIVETIQRAGIEFVGPVPLPTEIKKYTVNRSTFVHKDAREQFEIRVHKRLLDILNPNPKTIDALTSLNLPAGVDIEVKTV; encoded by the coding sequence ATGAAATTGAGAATACGCGTTCGGGCGTATGATCATAAAGTTTTGGACAATAGCATTAAGCAGATTGTCGAAACGATACAAAGGGCCGGCATTGAATTTGTCGGACCGGTGCCTCTTCCCACGGAAATTAAAAAATATACCGTGAATCGTTCGACGTTTGTCCACAAAGATGCGCGGGAGCAGTTTGAAATAAGAGTGCATAAACGCCTTTTGGACATACTGAACCCAAATCCGAAAACAATAGACGCGCTTACAAGTTTGAATTTGCCCGCGGGCGTGGATATTGAAGTAAAGACTGTATAA
- the tuf gene encoding elongation factor Tu: MMAEKFERSKPHVNVGTIGHVDHGKTTLTAALLHYLSLAGKKVKVETIDQIDNAPEERTRGITIALHHSEYETDKRHYAHIDCPGHSDFIKNMITGAAQMDGAILVVAASDGAMPQTREHILLAYQVGVPRIIVFLNKVDQVDDPELVDLVEEEIRDLLKKYNFPGGETPVIRGSALKALEAKSAEDDALKPMAELTKALDDYIPEPIRDVEKPFLMPVEDVFSIEGRGTVVTGRIERGKIKLTDEVEIVGLKPTIKTTVTGIEMFNKSLDEGMCGDNAGILLRGLKKEDVERGQVLAKTGSITPHSEFEAEVYILTKEEGGRHTPFFAGYKPQFYIRTTDVTGEVTLPEGTEMVMPGDTMKFKIKLISSVALEEKQRFAIREGGKTVGAGAVTKIIK; this comes from the coding sequence ATTATGGCGGAAAAATTTGAACGCTCAAAACCTCATGTGAACGTCGGCACAATCGGCCACGTTGACCATGGAAAGACCACTTTAACAGCGGCTCTTCTTCATTATTTAAGCCTTGCCGGAAAGAAAGTGAAGGTTGAGACAATCGACCAGATAGACAACGCGCCGGAAGAAAGAACGCGCGGAATTACTATCGCTCTTCATCACTCGGAATACGAAACGGATAAGAGGCATTACGCGCACATTGACTGCCCGGGACACTCCGATTTTATCAAAAACATGATAACGGGAGCCGCGCAGATGGATGGAGCAATTTTGGTTGTGGCGGCTTCGGACGGAGCCATGCCTCAGACAAGAGAGCACATTCTTTTGGCTTATCAGGTAGGAGTTCCCAGAATAATAGTTTTCTTAAACAAAGTTGACCAGGTTGATGATCCGGAGCTTGTTGATTTGGTTGAAGAGGAAATAAGGGATTTGCTCAAAAAATACAATTTCCCCGGAGGCGAAACGCCTGTCATAAGAGGTTCTGCCCTTAAAGCTCTTGAAGCGAAATCCGCGGAAGATGATGCGTTAAAGCCTATGGCGGAATTGACCAAAGCTCTTGACGATTATATTCCGGAACCGATTCGCGATGTTGAAAAGCCTTTCCTTATGCCCGTTGAAGACGTGTTCTCAATTGAAGGACGCGGCACTGTTGTTACGGGAAGGATTGAAAGAGGAAAAATCAAACTTACCGATGAAGTGGAAATTGTCGGGCTTAAGCCTACGATAAAAACCACCGTTACCGGAATTGAAATGTTCAATAAATCTCTTGACGAAGGGATGTGCGGCGATAACGCCGGCATTCTTTTGAGAGGACTTAAAAAAGAAGATGTTGAACGCGGACAAGTTTTGGCAAAAACGGGCTCTATTACTCCTCACTCTGAATTTGAAGCCGAAGTTTATATACTCACGAAAGAGGAAGGCGGTAGGCATACTCCGTTTTTCGCCGGCTACAAACCGCAGTTCTATATAAGAACAACCGATGTCACCGGTGAAGTTACATTGCCGGAAGGCACTGAAATGGTTATGCCCGGAGACACGATGAAATTCAAGATAAAACTTATTTCTTCCGTAGCATTGGAAGAAAAGCAAAGATTCGCAATAAGAGAAGGCGGAAAGACTGTCGGCGCAGGAGCTGTTACGAAGATTATAAAATAG
- the fusA gene encoding elongation factor G — protein MRPYPLDRTRDIGIIAHIDAGKTTVSERVLFYTGVSHKIGEVHEGEAVMDWMDQERERGITITSAATTCFWKPTYLSDQTKNGENEYRINIIDTPGHVDFTVEVERSLRVLDGAVVVFDGVAGVESQSETVWRQADRHHVPRLCFINKMDRMGANFEKSLGSIYERLTPNAVAMTIPIGLESELKGVIDLMRMKAVYFEGAHGENLKVEEIPDELKSEAEKYRAVLLEKVSETDDALTEKYLEGKEISEEEIRRAMRSACISYKLVPVYCGSALKNKGVQLVLDAVVDFLPNPKETPPVKGTSVKTGEEIIREISDEAPLTVLAFKLQTDPYVGQLTFVRVYSGVLTSGSYVMNVRTGKNERIGRVLRMHAKHREEVKELYAGDIGAIVGLKETKTGDTLCNESDPIILEGITSPEAVVSMRIEPKTKADQEKMSMALHRLSEEDPTFKIKTDEETLETIISGMGELHLEVLVERMRREFKVDANVGRPQVAYKETIMNEAEAEGKYIRQSGGRGQYGHVRIRVAARERGKGFEFINSIKGGVIPQEFIPAVEKGMKEAMEKGVIAGFPLVDMSAELYDGSYHEVDSSEAAFKIAGSMALQEAVRRAKPIILEPIMKVEVVTPEKFFGDVTGSLNSRRGQIENMSDRLNLKVIDAKVPLSEMFGYVTTLRSLTEGRASFTMEFNCYERVPENIAGLIKEGKK, from the coding sequence ATGAGACCTTATCCTTTAGACCGGACGCGCGATATCGGCATTATCGCCCACATTGACGCAGGAAAAACAACCGTTTCGGAACGGGTTCTTTTTTATACTGGAGTTTCCCATAAAATAGGAGAAGTTCACGAAGGGGAAGCGGTAATGGATTGGATGGACCAGGAAAGAGAAAGAGGTATAACCATTACTTCGGCGGCCACGACTTGTTTTTGGAAACCGACTTATTTATCCGACCAAACCAAAAACGGAGAAAATGAATATCGCATAAATATAATAGATACACCCGGACACGTTGATTTTACCGTTGAGGTGGAGCGTTCTTTAAGAGTACTTGACGGAGCAGTCGTTGTTTTTGACGGAGTTGCCGGAGTGGAATCGCAGTCTGAAACCGTGTGGAGACAAGCCGACAGGCATCATGTTCCCAGATTGTGTTTCATAAATAAAATGGACAGGATGGGCGCCAATTTTGAAAAAAGCCTGGGGTCAATTTACGAGAGGCTTACGCCCAATGCCGTCGCTATGACTATTCCTATCGGTCTTGAATCGGAGCTTAAGGGAGTTATTGATTTGATGCGCATGAAGGCGGTTTATTTTGAAGGGGCGCACGGAGAAAATCTTAAGGTGGAGGAAATCCCCGATGAATTAAAAAGCGAAGCGGAAAAATATCGCGCTGTTCTTCTTGAAAAAGTGAGCGAAACCGACGATGCCCTTACCGAAAAATATCTTGAAGGAAAAGAAATATCGGAAGAAGAAATAAGACGCGCTATGAGAAGCGCGTGCATTTCCTATAAACTTGTTCCTGTTTATTGCGGTTCGGCTTTGAAAAACAAAGGAGTGCAATTGGTTTTGGACGCGGTTGTTGATTTTCTTCCGAATCCAAAGGAGACGCCTCCGGTAAAAGGGACAAGCGTAAAAACTGGAGAAGAAATTATTCGTGAGATATCGGACGAGGCTCCCCTCACCGTTTTGGCTTTCAAATTGCAGACAGACCCTTACGTCGGACAGCTGACTTTCGTCAGGGTGTATTCGGGCGTTCTTACTTCCGGTTCCTATGTTATGAACGTAAGGACAGGGAAAAATGAAAGAATCGGGCGAGTTCTTCGCATGCACGCTAAACACAGGGAAGAAGTAAAAGAACTTTACGCCGGCGATATCGGAGCCATTGTCGGACTCAAAGAAACAAAAACAGGAGACACTCTTTGCAATGAGAGCGACCCCATTATTCTTGAAGGAATTACTTCGCCGGAAGCCGTGGTTTCCATGAGAATAGAGCCAAAGACTAAAGCCGATCAGGAAAAAATGAGCATGGCGCTGCACAGACTTTCCGAAGAAGATCCTACTTTTAAAATAAAAACCGACGAAGAAACGCTTGAAACGATTATTTCCGGCATGGGAGAACTTCATCTTGAAGTTTTGGTTGAGAGAATGCGCAGAGAATTTAAAGTTGACGCCAATGTGGGTCGGCCGCAAGTCGCTTATAAAGAAACAATTATGAACGAAGCCGAGGCTGAAGGAAAATACATCAGGCAGTCCGGCGGACGGGGACAATACGGCCATGTAAGAATAAGAGTGGCGGCGAGAGAAAGAGGCAAAGGATTTGAATTTATAAACTCCATAAAAGGAGGCGTTATCCCGCAGGAATTTATTCCGGCGGTTGAGAAAGGAATGAAAGAAGCCATGGAAAAAGGCGTTATTGCCGGTTTTCCTCTCGTCGACATGTCCGCGGAGCTTTATGACGGGTCTTATCACGAAGTTGATTCCTCGGAAGCGGCTTTCAAAATAGCCGGGTCAATGGCTTTGCAAGAAGCCGTAAGGCGCGCCAAGCCGATAATTCTTGAGCCGATAATGAAGGTTGAAGTCGTGACTCCCGAGAAATTTTTCGGAGATGTTACCGGAAGCTTGAATTCGCGCCGCGGTCAAATTGAAAATATGAGCGACAGGCTCAATTTGAAAGTGATAGACGCGAAAGTTCCGCTTTCGGAAATGTTCGGTTATGTCACGACTTTGCGTTCTCTTACCGAAGGGAGGGCGAGTTTTACGATGGAGTTTAATTGTTATGAGAGAGTTCCGGAAAATATAGCAGGGCTGATAAAAGAAGGTAAAAAATAA
- the rpsG gene encoding 30S ribosomal protein S7, translating into MRRAIKKKHFIKPDPKHGSLAVEKMINYVMDSGKKSVARNIVYSALEEIGKKTKKDPMEIFELALKNTTPLLEVRSRRVGGANYQVPREVSVNRGLSLAMRWLIGAAGSKKGKPMAEKLAEEMIMASKNEGEAIKKRENTHKMAEANKAFAHFAW; encoded by the coding sequence ATGAGAAGAGCGATAAAAAAGAAGCATTTTATCAAGCCGGATCCGAAACACGGCTCTTTGGCCGTTGAAAAAATGATAAATTACGTAATGGACAGCGGGAAAAAATCCGTGGCAAGAAATATCGTTTATTCAGCTCTTGAAGAAATAGGGAAGAAAACCAAAAAAGACCCTATGGAAATTTTTGAACTTGCCCTTAAAAACACGACTCCTCTTTTGGAAGTGCGCTCGCGCAGAGTTGGAGGCGCCAACTACCAGGTTCCCCGCGAAGTCTCGGTAAATCGCGGGTTGAGTTTGGCAATGAGGTGGCTTATAGGAGCGGCAGGAAGCAAAAAAGGAAAGCCTATGGCCGAGAAGCTTGCCGAAGAAATGATAATGGCTTCAAAAAATGAAGGAGAAGCCATAAAAAAGAGGGAAAACACCCACAAGATGGCTGAAGCGAACAAGGCTTTTGCCCATTTTGCCTGGTAG
- the rpsL gene encoding 30S ribosomal protein S12 → MPTINQLVKRGRKSPVKKSKSVALRRGFNVIKNKPVSYPSSFKRGVCLSVKTTTPKKPNSALRKIARVRLSNGMEVTAYIPGEKHNLQEHSVVILRGGRVKDLPGVRYHIVRGVLDSAGVEGRKQQRSKYGAKKQKAKE, encoded by the coding sequence ATGCCGACCATAAATCAATTGGTAAAAAGAGGGAGGAAAAGCCCGGTTAAAAAATCAAAATCGGTGGCTTTGCGGCGCGGGTTTAATGTTATCAAAAACAAACCCGTGTCTTATCCGTCTTCTTTTAAAAGAGGAGTTTGCCTAAGCGTCAAGACAACGACACCGAAAAAGCCGAACTCTGCCTTGCGGAAAATCGCCAGGGTGCGATTGTCAAACGGCATGGAAGTGACGGCGTATATCCCGGGAGAAAAGCACAATCTTCAAGAACACTCCGTCGTGATTTTGCGCGGAGGCAGAGTAAAAGATTTGCCCGGAGTCCGATATCATATCGTGCGCGGAGTTCTTGATTCCGCCGGAGTTGAAGGCAGAAAACAGCAGAGGTCAAAATACGGAGCCAAGAAGCAAAAGGCGAAAGAATAA
- a CDS encoding site-2 protease family protein: MAGAEFLFAIAILIMSVVVHEFSHGYSAYLLGDPTAKYAGRLTLNPIKHLELFGSFLVPLMTYFAGGFILGWAKPVPYNPYNLKNQRWGSAIVGVAGPFANLFVAVFFGLFLRFGIGAGFLPYSFFQILSSIVFINIILAVFNLVPIPPLDGSKLLFAVLPASLSNMQEFLEKFGFFLVLAFIIFFPGAILPIIEFLFSSVVGTGF, from the coding sequence ATGGCAGGGGCTGAATTTTTGTTCGCTATCGCGATTTTGATAATGTCCGTGGTGGTACACGAATTTTCCCACGGATATTCGGCGTATCTTTTGGGCGATCCGACCGCCAAATACGCGGGCCGGCTTACTCTTAATCCGATAAAACATCTGGAATTATTCGGTTCTTTTTTGGTGCCGCTTATGACTTATTTCGCGGGAGGATTTATTTTAGGCTGGGCAAAACCGGTACCGTATAACCCGTACAATTTGAAAAATCAAAGATGGGGTTCTGCCATTGTGGGAGTTGCGGGACCTTTTGCCAATCTTTTTGTCGCAGTGTTTTTTGGCCTTTTTTTACGCTTTGGAATCGGGGCGGGATTTTTGCCTTATTCTTTTTTTCAGATACTTTCGTCAATAGTGTTCATAAACATAATCCTGGCGGTTTTTAATCTTGTTCCCATCCCTCCGCTTGACGGTTCAAAACTTCTTTTCGCAGTTTTACCGGCGAGCCTTTCAAATATGCAGGAATTCCTTGAAAAATTCGGTTTTTTTCTTGTTTTGGCGTTTATAATTTTTTTCCCGGGCGCCATATTGCCGATTATAGAGTTTTTGTTTAGCTCGGTGGTTGGAACAGGGTTTTAA
- a CDS encoding 50S ribosomal protein L28 — MAKECPICGKGSKMGGKRNLLRGKYNPTKQTRKYPNLQWALFPDGKRRKICTRCLKKGLHLKAKKIK, encoded by the coding sequence ATGGCAAAAGAATGTCCTATCTGCGGCAAAGGTTCCAAAATGGGAGGAAAAAGAAACCTGCTCCGCGGTAAATACAACCCGACAAAACAAACAAGAAAATATCCAAATCTTCAATGGGCGCTTTTTCCCGACGGCAAACGCCGGAAAATCTGCACCCGGTGCCTGAAAAAAGGATTACACCTCAAGGCGAAAAAAATAAAATAA
- the trpS gene encoding tryptophan--tRNA ligase, with the protein MKKKVFSGIQPTGNIHIGNYLGAIKNWVDSQPDFDNIFCVVDLHAITVKQDPKILKEKITETAGLLLACGIDAEKSTLFVQSRIPAHSELAWILNCFTPMGWMEKMTQFKEKSHKAKIGLPAGRENSSVGLFDYPALMAADILLYGTEAVPVGEDQKQHVELARDIAKRFNSIYGETFVLPEAVIRKTGNRIMGLQNPGKKMSKSENGEGNVINLLDSPDKINSKISKAATDSGKEIVFDKGRPGIYNLLTIYEMFSGLEKKNIEKKFGGKGYAEFKKDLAELVIQKLTPIQERYKKMASEPGKIDEILKQGAEKVRPLAEKKLAEVKSKIGLG; encoded by the coding sequence GATTTTGATAATATTTTCTGCGTTGTTGATTTGCACGCGATAACAGTCAAACAGGATCCTAAAATTCTCAAAGAAAAAATCACGGAAACTGCCGGACTTCTTTTGGCATGCGGAATAGATGCGGAAAAATCAACATTGTTCGTTCAATCGCGTATTCCGGCGCATTCCGAACTGGCATGGATTTTGAATTGTTTTACGCCGATGGGCTGGATGGAAAAGATGACGCAGTTTAAGGAGAAATCCCATAAAGCAAAAATCGGACTGCCTGCAGGCAGGGAAAATTCAAGCGTGGGGCTCTTTGATTATCCGGCGCTTATGGCCGCGGACATTTTGCTTTATGGTACTGAAGCCGTGCCGGTTGGCGAAGACCAGAAACAGCACGTGGAGCTGGCGCGCGATATCGCCAAGCGCTTTAATTCAATTTATGGAGAAACTTTTGTTTTACCCGAAGCCGTGATACGAAAAACAGGCAATAGGATAATGGGGCTTCAAAATCCGGGAAAGAAAATGAGTAAAAGTGAAAACGGAGAAGGGAATGTGATAAATCTTTTGGACTCGCCCGACAAAATCAATTCAAAAATATCAAAAGCCGCGACTGATTCGGGAAAAGAGATTGTTTTTGATAAAGGCAGGCCGGGAATTTACAATCTGCTTACTATTTATGAAATGTTTAGCGGTTTGGAAAAGAAGAATATTGAGAAAAAATTCGGGGGCAAAGGATACGCGGAATTCAAAAAAGATTTGGCGGAACTTGTTATCCAAAAATTAACGCCGATTCAGGAAAGATATAAAAAGATGGCATCAGAACCCGGAAAAATTGATGAAATTTTAAAACAAGGCGCGGAAAAAGTGAGACCATTGGCCGAGAAAAAACTCGCTGAAGTAAAAAGTAAAATCGGGCTCGGGTAA